The following proteins come from a genomic window of Vidua chalybeata isolate OUT-0048 chromosome 2, bVidCha1 merged haplotype, whole genome shotgun sequence:
- the RS1 gene encoding retinoschisin: MLKVISCLPIKPSSALRSYSQQRKEKMQLKMGSVLLSLLFWYKAVMALSPGEDERLELWHSKACKCDCQGGPNSVWSSGTNGLECMPECPYHKPLGFESGAVTPDQISCSNPEQYTGWYSSWTANKARLNGQGFGCAWLSKYQDTAQWLQIDLKEVKVISGILTQGRCDADEWMTKYSVQYRTDENLNWVYYKDQTGNNRVFYGNSDRSSSVQNLLRPPIVARYIRLIPLGWHVRIAIRMELLECLGKCG; this comes from the exons ATGCTTAAGGTAATCTCATGCCTTCCCATCAAGCCAAGCAGTGCACTAAGGAGCTATTCAcaacagaggaaggaaaagatgcaGTTGAAGATGGGGAGCGTCCTGCTGTCTCTTCTTTTCTGGTACAAAG CTGTGATGGCCCTCTCCCCAGGAGAG GATGAGAGActggagctgtggcacagcaaGGCTTGCAAATGCGATTGCCAAGGAGGCCCTAACTCAGTGTGGTCCAGCGGGACTAACGGCTTAGAGTGCATGCCAG AGTGTCCCTACCACAAACCTCTGGGCTTTGAGTCTGGTGCTGTCACCCCAGACCAGATCAGCTGCTCCAACCCTGAGCAGTACACGGGCTGGTACTCCTCCTGGACAGCCAACAAGGCCCGCCTCAATGGCCAAGGCTTCGG GTGTGCATGGCTTTCCAAGTACCAGGACACTGCACAGTGGCTGCAGATCGACCTGAAGGAGGTGAAGGTGATTTCGGGGATCCTCACACAAGGGCGCTGTGACGCTGACGAGTGGATGACCAAGTACAGCGTACAGTACCGCACCGACGAAAACCTCAACTGGGTGTACTACAAGGACCAGACTGGGAACAACCGG GTTTTCTATGGCAACTCTGACCGCTCATCCTCGGTGCAGAACCTGCTGCGGCCGCCCATCGTGGCCCGCTACATCCGCCTGATCCCGCTGGGCTGGCACGTGCGCATCGCCATCCGCATGGAGCTCCTCGAGTGCCTGGGCAAGTGCGGCTGA